Proteins found in one Brachyspira murdochii DSM 12563 genomic segment:
- a CDS encoding Rpn family recombination-promoting nuclease/putative transposase, which produces MKYLDKLKQILNEPVTVDNLNRINDYFIRYLFSHAGNENIALNFINAVFKDLNFETFKKIEILNPFNIAENYDEKESIVDIKATTETGITVLIEIQSRGNEDFIKRALYYWAYNYSSSLNRGSFYDELKPTVSINITNFILTDEDKVHSCYVLKELNNNKILTDHCQLHFLELPKFNLNNISAIESLDNIHREFISWIKFFKGEDMSVLMKENTIFEEVEKKCRTFVDDSPVMDKYKKREVDTYFFNKSIELDMKKAKEEGIKEGIEKGIEKGIKEGIEKGIEKNKITIAKNLKKSGLDIKFISDNTGLSIEEIENL; this is translated from the coding sequence ATGAAATATTTAGATAAATTAAAACAAATATTAAATGAACCTGTTACAGTTGATAATTTAAATAGAATTAATGATTATTTTATACGCTATTTATTTTCGCATGCGGGTAATGAAAATATAGCTTTAAATTTTATTAATGCTGTATTTAAAGATTTAAATTTTGAAACTTTCAAGAAAATAGAAATACTTAATCCATTCAATATTGCTGAAAATTACGATGAGAAAGAGTCTATAGTTGATATAAAAGCAACTACAGAAACAGGTATAACCGTTTTAATAGAAATACAATCGAGAGGAAATGAAGATTTTATAAAAAGGGCTTTATACTATTGGGCTTATAATTATAGTTCTAGTTTAAATAGAGGTTCTTTTTATGATGAATTAAAGCCTACTGTAAGTATTAATATTACAAATTTTATATTAACTGATGAAGACAAAGTGCATAGCTGTTATGTATTAAAAGAGTTAAATAACAATAAAATTCTGACAGATCATTGTCAATTACATTTCCTAGAGCTTCCTAAATTCAATTTGAATAATATTTCTGCGATAGAAAGTTTAGATAATATACATAGAGAATTCATTTCTTGGATAAAATTTTTTAAGGGGGAAGATATGTCTGTCTTGATGAAAGAAAATACTATATTTGAAGAAGTAGAAAAAAAATGCCGAACTTTTGTTGATGATAGTCCAGTAATGGATAAATATAAAAAACGAGAAGTAGATACTTATTTTTTTAATAAAAGTATAGAATTAGATATGAAAAAAGCTAAAGAAGAAGGCATTAAAGAAGGTATTGAAAAAGGTATTGAAAAAGGTATTAAAGAAGGTATTGAAAAAGGTATTGAAAAAAATAAAATAACAATAGCTAAAAATTTAAAAAAGTCTGGTTTAGATATAAAGTTTATAAGTGATAATACAGGATTGAGTATAGAAGAAATAGAAAATTTATAA
- a CDS encoding helix-turn-helix transcriptional regulator, which yields MDEYRYTQEDFAILDSYRTISQSLGKYLGENAELILYSFENKQHSIIYIVNGHLSNKKIGDYLSERDKSVLNELLDKNNDYKNNFIENVTGECSKINYTLIKNSNKIPIGLMMINWNYDISLINTLKIFIPEHSVNNTQIKENKNSKSEEIILDAIKKVITGIDKDEVGPSVYNKTIIRKLFNQGIFEFKESVQIVANYLNISHHTVYLHLRSIKKIKKSSGK from the coding sequence ATGGACGAATACAGATATACTCAAGAGGATTTTGCTATACTAGATTCTTACAGGACTATATCTCAATCTCTTGGAAAGTACTTAGGTGAAAATGCAGAATTAATATTATACTCCTTTGAAAACAAACAGCATTCAATAATATATATTGTTAATGGTCATTTATCAAATAAGAAAATAGGAGATTATTTATCAGAAAGAGATAAGAGTGTATTAAATGAACTCTTAGATAAAAATAATGATTATAAAAATAACTTCATAGAAAATGTAACCGGCGAATGTTCTAAAATAAATTATACTCTAATAAAAAATTCTAATAAAATCCCAATAGGGCTTATGATGATAAATTGGAATTATGACATTTCTTTGATTAATACTCTAAAAATATTTATTCCAGAACATTCTGTCAACAATACTCAAATAAAAGAAAATAAAAACAGCAAATCTGAAGAAATAATTTTAGATGCTATTAAAAAAGTTATTACCGGTATAGATAAAGATGAAGTAGGTCCTTCTGTATACAATAAAACAATTATAAGAAAATTATTTAATCAAGGAATATTTGAGTTTAAAGAATCAGTTCAGATAGTTGCAAATTACCTAAATATATCTCACCATACAGTATATCTTCATCTTAGAAGTATTAAAAAAATAAAAAAGAGCAGCGGCAAATAA
- a CDS encoding tyrosine-type recombinase/integrase, with protein sequence MNMHTDYVFKDEKVYILLDEFSDYLQTLNFAAHTINSYNKDLKEYFNFLESKNILLDNADHYSVRDYLTFLKSKSLTNSTMSRHLSSIKKFYKYLIRNGLSDKTRIVDMKSPKREEHIAKFLSLDDIDRILAIDDDGDFTLLRDKMMALFMYAIGLRVSELASLRLSMIKKGDETLRICGKGSKVRDIPVLPVVYENWDIYMEKRRMIQKEYSQNNDYLFINRFGKPISDRSIRTSMKRLIRNANISMDFSPHTLRHTFATHLLNNDAEIRGVQELLGHETIATTQRYTHVTNSRLFEVYNRFHPHSNNE encoded by the coding sequence ATGAATATGCATACTGATTATGTTTTTAAAGATGAAAAAGTATATATTTTGCTTGATGAGTTCAGCGACTATTTACAGACTTTAAATTTTGCTGCTCATACTATCAATAGTTATAATAAAGATTTAAAAGAATATTTTAATTTTTTGGAAAGTAAAAATATTTTACTAGATAATGCTGATCATTATAGTGTAAGAGATTATTTAACATTTTTAAAATCTAAATCTTTAACTAATTCTACTATGTCGAGACATCTTTCTTCTATAAAGAAATTCTATAAGTATTTAATAAGAAACGGATTATCCGACAAAACTAGAATAGTTGATATGAAAAGTCCTAAAAGAGAAGAACATATAGCAAAGTTTTTATCATTAGATGATATAGACAGAATATTAGCTATAGATGATGATGGAGATTTTACTCTTTTAAGGGATAAAATGATGGCATTATTTATGTATGCTATTGGTTTAAGGGTTTCAGAGCTAGCTTCACTAAGACTTAGCATGATAAAAAAAGGCGATGAAACATTAAGAATATGCGGAAAAGGCTCTAAAGTAAGAGATATTCCTGTTCTTCCTGTAGTTTATGAAAATTGGGATATATATATGGAAAAAAGAAGAATGATACAAAAAGAATATTCTCAAAATAATGACTATTTATTTATAAACAGGTTCGGAAAACCAATAAGCGACAGAAGTATAAGAACATCTATGAAACGCTTAATCAGAAATGCAAATATATCTATGGATTTTTCTCCGCATACATTAAGACATACTTTTGCAACTCATCTTCTTAATAATGATGCTGAAATAAGAGGTGTTCAGGAACTATTAGGGCATGAAACTATAGCAACTACTCAAAGGTATACTCATGTTACTAATTCAAGATTGTTTGAAGTATACAATAGATTTCACCCTCACTCTAATAATGAATAA
- a CDS encoding sialidase family protein, producing the protein MTDLEKKLMEFSLKLIDEKKAKIIVPVTPETGYWFGGGNMIEDKDGNLYISGRYRNSGDSRTGLDLGDRGAELAIFKSSDKGNTWTKIKSILKKELPRGVLSIEGTALRFNKDNEVELYISSEKSENKYPDHLKDFLKPGTGVWDIDVIISDKIENLSASNVKELIKGEDSRFIHLKDPFIYDSYNGEKYLLFCTHPYNWTSSNTGYMIRRGEKLNFEAPVFYFFEKGHTWDIAMTRGTCIIDMPQVGVLKNKRISLFFYDGGECVRNLDEHEKAVKRPRGYSCEELGGAAYIENGSFAHIERISKELPLFVSPYGTGCSRYVDVLRTKDGMYATWQQSQDNKSQPLVMNFLSNDEIADILQ; encoded by the coding sequence ATGACAGACTTAGAAAAAAAGCTAATGGAGTTTTCTCTCAAGCTAATAGATGAGAAAAAAGCTAAAATCATAGTGCCGGTAACACCTGAAACTGGATATTGGTTCGGCGGCGGTAATATGATAGAAGATAAAGACGGCAATTTATATATATCAGGAAGATACAGAAACTCTGGTGATTCCAGAACAGGACTTGATTTGGGAGACAGAGGAGCCGAATTAGCCATATTCAAATCCTCAGATAAAGGAAATACTTGGACAAAAATTAAAAGCATATTAAAAAAAGAGCTTCCTAGAGGCGTTTTATCTATTGAGGGAACTGCTTTAAGATTTAACAAAGATAATGAGGTTGAGCTTTATATATCATCAGAAAAATCTGAAAACAAGTATCCGGATCATCTTAAAGATTTTTTAAAACCTGGTACAGGTGTATGGGATATTGATGTAATAATATCTGATAAAATAGAAAATTTAAGTGCTTCTAATGTGAAAGAACTTATAAAAGGAGAAGATTCAAGATTTATACATTTGAAAGATCCTTTTATCTATGACAGCTATAATGGTGAAAAATATTTGTTATTCTGCACACACCCTTATAATTGGACTAGCTCTAACACTGGATATATGATAAGAAGAGGAGAAAAACTTAATTTTGAAGCACCTGTATTTTATTTCTTTGAAAAAGGACACACTTGGGATATAGCTATGACAAGAGGAACATGCATTATCGATATGCCTCAAGTCGGAGTATTAAAGAACAAAAGAATAAGTCTATTTTTCTATGACGGAGGAGAATGCGTAAGAAATTTAGATGAACATGAAAAAGCTGTAAAAAGACCTAGAGGATATTCATGCGAAGAACTGGGAGGGGCAGCATATATAGAAAATGGATCATTTGCCCATATAGAAAGAATAAGCAAAGAGCTTCCTTTATTTGTAAGTCCGTATGGTACAGGCTGCTCAAGATATGTTGATGTACTTAGAACTAAAGATGGAATGTATGCTACTTGGCAGCAATCACAGGATAATAAATCTCAGCCTTTGGTAATGAATTTCTTAAGCAATGATGAAATAGCAGATATTTTACAATAA
- a CDS encoding ABC transporter permease: protein MNSKPMGNKKYIFTALSIIIALLIWQFVSSSDAGAVIASPADVFKSFIKEITNGKLLHHIAISLFRVLSGFALAFIVSIPIAFLMGWYQPIQLLIEPIIQFLRNIPALAYIPLVVVAQGVGESAKITVIFISTFLVMIITVYQGVKEVDPTLIKAARVLGAKDKDIFLKVVIPASVPYILVGMRLGLGASLTTLIAAELTGSNAGLGQMIQEASLYFRMDIVMLGIILIGITGLVLNLIVSIIENKLTIWQEKKKR from the coding sequence ATGAACAGCAAACCTATGGGAAACAAAAAATACATATTTACTGCCCTTTCCATTATAATAGCATTATTAATATGGCAATTTGTTTCATCATCTGATGCAGGTGCTGTTATAGCAAGTCCTGCTGATGTTTTTAAATCATTTATTAAAGAAATCACTAATGGAAAATTACTGCATCATATAGCGATAAGTTTATTCAGAGTATTATCTGGTTTCGCCTTGGCTTTTATAGTTTCTATACCCATAGCATTTTTAATGGGTTGGTATCAGCCTATACAGCTTTTAATAGAACCTATAATTCAATTTTTAAGAAATATCCCAGCATTAGCATATATACCCCTAGTTGTTGTGGCACAGGGAGTAGGAGAAAGTGCTAAGATTACTGTTATATTTATATCTACTTTTTTGGTTATGATTATCACTGTTTATCAAGGTGTAAAAGAAGTAGATCCTACCTTGATAAAAGCAGCAAGAGTACTTGGTGCTAAGGATAAGGATATATTTTTAAAAGTAGTAATACCTGCCTCTGTGCCTTATATATTGGTTGGTATGCGTTTAGGACTTGGAGCTTCACTTACCACACTCATAGCTGCAGAACTTACTGGTTCAAATGCCGGTTTGGGTCAGATGATACAGGAGGCAAGTCTTTATTTTAGAATGGATATTGTTATGCTTGGTATAATACTTATTGGTATTACTGGATTAGTATTAAACTTGATAGTAAGTATTATAGAAAATAAACTAACAATATGGCAGGAAAAAAAGAAAAGATAA
- a CDS encoding ABC transporter ATP-binding protein — protein sequence MIDKEVKVKISNVSKIYKGTNKDVHALDNVNLDIYKNEFVCVIGSSGCGKSTLLNILAGLDTPNSGTIEIDGKAIEGTGVDRGVVFQQYALFPWLTVAKNVAFGLELQKKSKDEINKTVDHYLKAVGLIDFKNSYPKELSGGMKQRVAIARAYAVNPNILLMDEPFGALDAQTRAQLQTELLNTWDNEKKTCFFITHDVDEAVFLAQRVVIMSPRPGRIKAIVEVPIPYPRVPETKLSKEFNDIKNELWQLVYQEYLETKK from the coding sequence ATGATAGATAAAGAAGTAAAAGTAAAAATTTCTAATGTGAGCAAAATATATAAAGGTACAAACAAAGATGTTCATGCTTTGGATAATGTTAATTTAGATATTTATAAAAATGAATTTGTATGCGTTATAGGCTCTTCAGGCTGCGGAAAAAGTACATTACTTAATATACTTGCTGGACTTGATACTCCAAATTCAGGCACTATAGAAATAGACGGAAAAGCTATAGAAGGTACAGGTGTTGACAGAGGCGTTGTATTTCAGCAGTATGCTTTATTTCCTTGGCTTACTGTTGCAAAAAATGTGGCTTTCGGATTAGAGCTTCAGAAAAAATCAAAAGATGAAATAAATAAAACAGTAGATCATTATTTAAAAGCTGTAGGACTAATAGATTTTAAAAACTCATATCCTAAAGAATTATCAGGCGGTATGAAACAGCGTGTAGCTATAGCAAGAGCATATGCGGTTAATCCTAATATACTTCTTATGGACGAACCATTCGGAGCTTTGGATGCCCAAACAAGAGCTCAGCTTCAAACAGAATTATTAAATACTTGGGATAATGAAAAAAAAACCTGCTTCTTTATTACTCATGATGTTGATGAGGCTGTATTTTTGGCTCAAAGAGTTGTTATAATGAGTCCGCGTCCGGGCAGAATAAAAGCAATAGTTGAAGTACCTATACCCTACCCTAGAGTTCCGGAAACAAAATTATCTAAAGAGTTTAATGATATAAAAAATGAGCTTTGGCAGCTGGTATATCAGGAATATTTAGAGACCAAAAAATAA